From Quercus robur chromosome 8, dhQueRobu3.1, whole genome shotgun sequence:
AAAACCACCTGCACGCCTATCTACCAAACGACCCACAACCGACAGTGGTCAATCCACACTGGTggcaaggagagagagagaattaaaaactattaaaaaaataaacacttgCTACAGCTACAGTAACATCTTATAAGTAAGTTGTTGTAGCTGGGTTGCAAAAGTTTTTAGGAATAACAATCCGAAATATGCTTAGAGTTTTGTGGTTAGATGGTTTAAAATGGCAAATTGGGAGTTTTAGAATTCCCAATGCTAACAAAATGATATCAAAGCAATATCTCTTAAATTCGTGAGATATGTTAATTGGATTATAAACTTGAACATTAggccaaaattaaaataaataaatctttttttttttttgaggcatTTATGTTTCCAAAGTGTAAATCACAAATTTTTAGATTGCTACAGCTACAGTAACATCTTATAAGTAAGTTGTTACTGTAGCTGGGTTGCAAAAGTTTTTAGGAATAACAATCCGGATAATGCTTAATTTTTGTGGTTAGATGGTTTAAAATGGCAAATTGGGAGTTTTAGTACTCCCAATGCTAACaaaatggtatcaaagcaaTATCTCTTAAATTCGTGAGATATGTTAATTGGATTATAGACTTAAACATTAGgccaattaaaataaatagatagtaaattttttttgaggcaTTTATGTTTCCAAAGTGTagatcacaaattttttttaatttttcaggaTAGAGTGGGTTGAATTTAAGGAATACAAGTTTGATTCTTGCCTTTAAAAGGAGAGTATGTAACAACCCAATGGTTGCCAACATGCATGATATATTTGCAAAGGACATTGAATTATTCACTCCTATAAGAAGAGTCATCCCTTCTCTCACAAGAGGAAGGAGGACTCTTTATGTGTATGAATAATTTTTTGCAAAACACTAATAGCACAAAGTAgataaaataagcaaaaaagaaagaaaggtgaTGAGAGAAAGGTCGAGGGCGTGGGGTGGGTAGGGGGACGGAGCTCAACCTCAATTAATGAGTTTTGGAACATTTTGGTCAATAATTCCGGTTCGTTGGTCATTTTTAGATGGGTAATAGGACAACTAGTCCCTCAAATTTGTCAAGGGATTAGGGAGGGGAGGTTCAATAGTGAACAATAGAGGAAATTGTTTTACACCACATCGAGTCACATCCTTTTGGTCAAGTCAGCACTTTCAACTAGACCAAAGCAAACCACccaccacaccccccccccccccgacaTAACTCCCTCCCTAGCCTGTTTTAAACTAAGCCACTTGTGATTGTTAAACATTCCCATTTGGGAAtgcaaaaacctaaaaaatgtaAAGCAACTCcattgttaaaataaataaataaaattgcacAAAATACCATCTACATTTGAGGatccaaaatgcaaaaaatttataacttgcaacatttaaaagttaaaaactctcAGCGATGCTTCCTCAATTTGGTAAAGTTTGTTACAAACTTACAATggtggattttgattttgtttcattattattattatttgggattttggtggttgatttgggtttgttggGCAGTGGTTGAtttgtgttggtggtggttggaCTAAGGTTGGAGGTGgattggttttgggttttggcaGTAGCAGACGGTTTGGCCATGGGCTTGGTATTACTAAGTAGGGGAGAAGGTCTCTCTTTAAACTAGTTCAGAGAGAAACTGTTCAAATTCTTcgtatatatttttaattagatatgaattttgaaaatctaatcattggATTGCATGTTATTATATATCCctcatacttgtaaaatttcaagaagatgaAAGACCAATAACTAACTCATcaacaaatgtttaaattttaagtttttgtggtataaaattatgcataaaaaataagttcattgactgaatagtaaataatatccgatttgaACGAAACTTGACATGCGTGTTAAGGACATAACGAAAGTACAattcaacaattatattttcaaaattcacatctaataaaaagataaatgataagtttgaagagtttctctccaaagagtttctctccaaactagtttgaagaGAAACCTTGTTTGTAGGTGAGTTACAGCAACACCATTGTAGTGGTGGCTTCGACATTGAGGTTGTTGTGGTGGTCGTTGGATGGTACATAGGTACTAggtatgataatttttttagtggaagttgtaattattgaatacaagtaagtttgtagtcaaactttgtccttattttAACATAATGGAatgcccaaaaaaagaaaaaagagtataGGGTGTGTTGTTAAGTgggaatgaaaaaataaataaaatgcttTTTTGGGGAAGGTAATGCTCCCATTGATAAAGCATAACTTAAATGTTTTACCCAATAACGGCATTATCTGAAACAACCCCCGATTAAGTTAGAAGATTCATATATTTACCAAACTGTCGTCTAAAGTATTACAAACTTACTATACATGGAGAAGTCCTATATCGAATTCAGAAATATGGTGACCTCTCAAGACACCCAGACACAGTAGCTACATACTTTTTGGtttgctctctctcttccaaCAGAGAAACAGCATTATTAACATCTTAATGGCTTCCTACGCACCATCATCTTCAAGGTTGTTGACCCGCTCACATTCATCAATCCATTCACTATATCTGCAGTTAAAAGATACAGTATGTGTGAGATCATAGGATATCAGGAAAAACCAATTCTCTAGTTTTGGATACaattcatataaaattttaaacttacaTATCTATGGGTTCGGTTAAAGCTGCAAAaacaagataaaagaaagattagtCCCCAATGATATTATTTGTCAAAAGGATTACAGAAGAAAGCAAGTGAAAGTCAaaccaaataagaaaaaggCCAATCCCCaggaaataaatataaacaGGTCATAAATTCAGTTGGATTCAGCAAACATTTCAAGGAAACCAAGAGCCATTTTGATAATCCACACACATAAAAAGTCCTGAAACCATAGAAATCGTGCATGCACACACAGAGTTCCTGTTTGGGAAGACttcaatagctttttttttttaaataaaaagaaagacttCAATAGCTAATTCTCCAAAGCCAAGGATAATAGTGTACGTACCTGTTATAGTTGTACTAAAACTCTCTTGGCAGATCCCACAAAGAGCTTCTCCAATCAAGTTCTTCATATCActgaaacaaaatataatttcagttcCAATACATACTATACAAAATTTATGTTCAGGACCACACAAACTAAACCAATCATGGCCTTTTGATTGAAATTTACTGTCTCATGATAAATACAAGTTTTAATAAAGAAACAATGAGAGAACTAGAAGTGTAATGATTCATCATCCTCAATGATATGGAACAAAAACTCCACGCCTCAAACAAACTCCAAAGATACAACTTTCTTCCTGTcacttggaagaaaaaaagaagctctCCCAATAAGGGAAAGAATCGTATAATAATATTTAGAAATAAGTTAATAACATATATCACATTTAACATCTGTTTTTGAAAACTAACACCATCTCTCACATATTCAAGCACAAGGATATTATTTTAACAGCAAAAGAAattaaccaaaaagaaaaaaagcatgCTTAAAGCTTTGACTCCAGCTAACATTTAATTTGAGTGCTTGGTTGCATACCCTGCTACCAGATTGAAGAATTATTAGGCAGCACAAGAATTTCAATGCTATTAAGGATATTTACCTCatgttaataataaaattcCCACTCACATTTTCtaattaatgaaaattatgCCATGAAAATAAAGCTGGAAGAATTATTTTTCCCTCcaaaaataacacaatgatGATAACATTTCATCAAGTTTCAGTTGGGTATGATACAGCAATTCAGTAGATGTAAAATATGGACATCCAGTTGATAGATTTTTAACCAGAATTTGAGCTGCCCCATTTTcataactttttgttttttttataggtaaatgATCCATTGAATAAGCGCAAAGCACAACCCAAGTAGGAAATACAACTTAAATTTTGCATGTGTCATGAACAATCTCAGCAAAAGGTGCATAAAAACAAAGGCAAACTCAATAAGATGGAAACACTCTTCAGAAcatcccccccacccccccccccccccccgcccccccccaaaaaaatatggtgaagatgacacaacataaaaaaataaaactccaGAAGTAAAGTAAAAGATGTCAACTTGTCATATAACAATGTTTCTCCCAAATATTCATTAGTGTATATCTCTGTGAAAAGTAATTTCATCATAAAAACGAACTGGAAAACAGCTGAAATGAATTTAAGAAGCGCATATCCATATAGTCCAAGAAAGCATtccaaaattatatttcaatCAAAACAGACAGAGCCACAAAACATCATGTACCAGAGGGAAATGAATCTTAATAAATACTAACATACGACATTCGACACTGGTTCCATGATTGCAGAAGGGGCAACTGAAGACAGTATCAAGCTTGTCCATTCGCTTCTTTGGTGGAGGCTTAGCCTTTGACTTccttttccccatttgtcagCTCAAATCTATTTGACATCAATGATTCAACCTGTTACTTCATGTTTTACAACACCAAACCATGGGACCAAAAGTgaagaataaacaaaaatgaaataacatcaagtaacatatataaaaaaagctGCAGATTTTCAAGCTTGTAAAATGCCCCTAATCAGTGCTTCAACTAGCACCTTCTCATTAGGAGTTTCCTTctctaatatttatttttgatagatcCCATctcaaatatttatattatttttttgcctacCACTCCATCATTACTAAACCTAGAATCTTCAACCATCAGAATAATAACTCAATAGCCTAACCGCGAAGGATATTGCATTTGCAAAGGAGATATATACCCAGTAAGGATTTATCAACAATGATTGAGGATCAAAAACTTAacttaaaacatatatttaaatcaaGGAATTACCAATTTAATCAATCAATAAAAGGGGAATCCAAACAAATGAGCAATTAGGTATTTTGATAGATCAAACAAATGGGAGAAATTAACCAATCAAGGAAATCTCCAAACAAATTcgcaaatttcacttttaaaaaaaaagaaacattagCAATTGAGCAAACTTATTTAGGGGACcctaaatttatattatagaaAACCCACTTGGCATACAAGCAAAATTACTATTtccacttaaatttaaaaaaaaaaaaaaaaaaaaaaaggagtaagTTTTCTAAACAAGAAATCCCTGATTGGCAGTGAGTGTAAGTGAGATATAACTTGTTGATCATTCAAGAAACAAGAATATCCAGTCAAATTAATCCTAACTCACTGAGAACCATACAACAAAAGATAAGGCAAAATACCCAGAATTTAAAATCCTCCGTTTTCTTGGGAACCAAACGGAAAGTTAAAACTTTTAGTCAGAGTAGCAGAAAGAAAACAATGAAACCGTAGGAAAAGAAAGCtaagaaaagataaagatatAAAACAAGAACTGAAACGGCAGCTTATTGAATAAATCCGGGGGAATGGAAGTGGAAGGAAGCATAcctgaaaaatcaaaaacagCTTTGGAATATATGGTTtcggtttggtttggtttagaCTCTACAGAATTTTGACATAGCAGTAGCAGATCAGGGAAGGAAGCTTATTATGCTATACTATACTATAATCCCTTCTtgaacacacttttttttttttcttcttcttttttttttttttttctaacttattataataacttttgttttgttttttttttttttttttttgggtaaaaaggaatatttcattaaaagacTAGGGAGAATACAAAAGCTAAGGACAAAGCCTGTTTACAACCAGCCCCTGGCAATCAGCCAAAACAAGAGGCACCAAGTCCACACGCGGACAAAAGAAGgaattaaaatctaaatattGACAGCTACCTAAGTAAGCTAATCTATCAGCACATCTATTAGTTTCACGATAGATATGCTTGAAGCTGAGGTGGGGAAGCTGAGGTGGGGAATCTGAGAAGCTAGATGTCTACAGTCATCAAAAAGCGAGGAAACTATAGTATTAGCATATGAGGGATTTTTTAGAGCATCAACAAGAGCTTTGGCATCAAGGTCCACCATAACAGCATTCAAATTTAGATGCTTATAAAGGAGTAAACCATCACGCAAGGCCCACGTTTCAGTCAAGAAACTGTTAGCTTTACCGATTTTCTAGTGAAACCTATGATCCAATTGCCCTGATCATCCCTAATCAACCCGCCTCCTCCAGCCGACCCTGCAGCAACATCCACAGCCCCATCAGTATTGAGCTTGACCCAACCCGTGTCTAGCTTTTCCCATTTGATTTGTCTGAATATCATTCGATTCCTGCACCTTGGTTGAGTTACACAGTGCACAAACTCCATGGCTTGCATAAATATCATGTTAGAGATGTTTGGGTTGACACCTTTGTTGTTGAAGACCACTTGATTCCTCTGCTTCCACAAAGCCCAGATGGCACAAGAAAAAAGGGAGAACCAGGGAATACCTTTGACAGTGTAAGAAGACATTGAACAAGCATTGGAAGACAGCCAAAGTTTAAAGTCTTGAGAAAAGAAATTAGTATTTAAGTGGTGAGACCCCAACTGATGCCACACCGGTTTCACAAGGCGACAGTCACGAAGGGCATGGGAAATAGATTCAGGATGCTCTAAGCACAAGGGGCACAAAGTGTCTAATGACATACCTCTTTTGGCTAAGCACTTCTTGACACCAACACTGTTGTGCATACACCTCCAGATGAACATTTAGATTTTTGGCAAGGTCTGGATCTTCCAAATCCAAGAACCCAAATAGGAAACAGCAACCATTTGATCAATGGCTAAGAGGTAAGCACTCTTCATATCAAAACTTCCCTTAGCAGAAAATTTCCAAGCCAACTTATCACAACTTCTAGCAACTACCGGCAATGGGACCGCTTGAATGTCAGCTTTAATTTCTGGGGGAATTTCAAAAGGTATGGCAGCCCAATCCCAACCATACGGTGTACGTAGGTCTTTCAAAGTGAGGATGGCCGAATCTTGAGGGAGGGGGCCATGAATGCTAGATCTGATGGGACCACTATTCAACCAACAATCCAACCAAAAATTAAGGCTGCTTTCATACCCTGGAACCCATTTAGCCCCTTTTTTGAATACATCCATGCCTTTTCTCAAGCCTTTCCAGGTAGAGGAGCTTGGAAGCTTTGACTCATTTCTAGAGATTAACCGCTGCCTTGATCCATACTTGAATCTGAGAACTTTGGCCCATAGAGCTTCCTTCTCGGTGTGAAACCTCCAATTAAGTTTAGCTAGGAGAGCCGTATTTCTCCCTTTTGCAGATTGAAACCCCAAACCACCTGATTCTTTGGGCTTGGTAACTATTTCCCAGTTGACCCAGTGCATTTTCCTTTTGTGCTCAAAGGACCCCCAGAGGAAATTCCTATTGACTCTATCTATGCCATTGAGGATTTTGTTGGGTAAAGAATTACTCTACATTACATAGCTAGGGATGGCTGAAGTCGATGCTTGAATAAGAACCATTCTATCCGCCATAGAGAGCAGATTGGCCTTCCAACCAGCAAGAAAATAACTTTTGTTAACTATTAAGGATTGAAGAAAATCACCACCACCCAACCTTAACTTGACGCTTACTCCATAAATACAAGTTTTTGTAAAATGTGAGAGAGCAATGTTagtaaataaactttttttttttttatttcaagaaTTTGATAGGGCTACAACAACTTACAGGAAAGGCCACTATATATAAACTTAGAACTCcataggtcttttttttttttttttttaataaccacTCATCTTATCTACATGAGTCAAGTTGAAATgagtataaaatttttttggatgaaatacatattatcataaaaaataataataataataataataataatggctATCACTATTTTTGGatctatttataaattattaatgatgTGACAAAATTATATCCAAACCTATTTCAAAATGAATGGATACAATTTTAAGAACTCTATAGTAGAGTTGTTCTAAGAAATCTAGAGGATAGATTAGAGTAAATGTTTTAATTTAGTATATTTCCATATTGAACAAATTCAAACTTGTTCATAAATTACTTAATTAGCTAATTCTTTTCCCTTACACAAATCtatgctaataattaataactaaattgTAGTTGAATTACATTATTTGAATTATGATTTCATCactaaaatcatgttttcaaaacataattaCAATTACAGAGACGTAACcctacaaagtacaaacaccAAAGGCAAAACATATTCATTAACTAAATTGAAGTATAATAACCATATTCTAAATTGCTACGATCTAGTAGCACTGCAATTTTGAATCCAAAGACTCTTTAGTTATGAAATTTGTTGCACGTGAACCTCTCGTCCACTGCTTCAAATACCCACTTGAAGTTTTGGTTCCAGTAGTTTGATCTTTTAGATGGGGCAACAACTTTAGGATCATCAAATCTTTAGTTCCTTTAATCTTGATCTCCAAATGATTGCTTTTCAAGAGCTCGGTTCTCACAACCCGTAAATGCAAAAGCACAACTCTCTAAAATGTCTTAAATCACGTCCTTTAGGTTTTCTTATATAGTCTTCCTTTGGTAGCACAAAACCTTAGTAGTTGGACAAATTAATGGGATTGCATATTGAAAACCTTATGCGATTCTCATTCACTTGAAAATAGGCTCTATTGATTGCAGTGGCAACACCACGtacaggtcagggtgttcctggtttttttttttttttaagctaaattaggaacaccctcaccctgaccttaaaaaaaaaaatttttaaattatatttaagctaaattaggaacaccctcaatcacaaaattaggaacaccctcaaattaaaaaataaaaataaaaaatttatctgttcaactttcaagcaaaaaaaaaaaaaaaaaaaccccaaaaaaaactaaattctgaaaaaaaaaaaaaaaaaaaattgtaacaaagcCAAGCCAAAATTTATCTGTTccactttcaagcaaaaaaaaaaaaaaaaaaaagccccaaaaaaaaaaattgaactaaaatctgaagaaaaaaaaattgtaacagagccAAGCCCACGGCGACCCAACAGAGCAAACCCACCCAAggatactcaaaaaaaaaaaaaaaaaaaaccaacacagAGAATCAAAAATCAAACTTACCCACCGTACCCACGGTCACGTCGCTGGCAGAGAAAACCAAACCCCAATACACTGATACAGTCTATACAGAGCAAAAGCgaaacaaaccaaaaccaatactcaaaaaaaaaaaaaaaaaaaaaaaaaaaccccaatataGAGCCTCTgtaccaaaaccaaaccaaaaaaaccccAATACTCGCTCATCGTCGCCGTAGCTCGCTCACCCCTCATCGTCATCACTCGCCCCTCATCGCAAATCGCATATCATAGACGGTAGATCGCAAATCGCTCTGCTCAGCTCCGGTGCTCGGTGCTCGTAGATCGCAATCGCAGATCCCTCCCTGAGCTGAGCTCCCTTAAGCCTCAAGGTATttctaatttctctctctttttctctcagactctctctctctctctcagtctctctctctctttatctcactgaaagtttgattttctaaaataatgaatgtctctctctttttagtCACTATTCTTTAAGACTAAATTAACtcagtaactctctctctctctgattggTTGGCCGATGAATGGggctttatttatattttgctttttcctgttttttgtctttttgaatttggctttaGTGTTTATCTTATTCGTTGGTGTTGGTTAGTGTGTGTTCACTGTGTTGGTGAgatattaattgtcttttagtgtgtattgtgatttgtgaatctgtgattgtgaaattttctaatTGGTAGGCTATTGTGATTGGGGCATCAGgctattgtgatttgtgaatctgTGCTTGTCCATTAAGTGGGGTGGGGGTAGATGGGCTGATGAGCATATGGGGCCGGgagcacaataattaaagcagtgtaaTGTGCTACACATTAcattgctttaattattgtgctgCACATGAGATGTGTAATGTGTACAAGgggctaaacaatataacaaattaaagtagtataattaatgacaaataaattaaagcaatatagtttattgttacgctaaacaacaataattaaagttgtataattaaccaatacattataaaagacaaataaattaaaaatatgttaagctaaataataattaataattttataattaatgaaataacaatataacaaattatagtttataaaagacaaacaaattaatgaaacaactaaacaacaataattaataattttattaatatttcaaatgaacttatagtttattgtttattcttttgctagaattatggacaaatatttgataagaaaaccacgtACCCAAGATTCATCTCCTATGCAAGATTCATTTTCTGTGcaagattcatcttcatcttctaagcgAATTCGTGTTGACTTTAACTTAGAAAATCTTCCTTCAGATCCTAGGCTACGACAAAAGATATCATCTTATCATCCTAATAATCATGATGAAATAAGAAGACATTATTTAACAAAAGGCCCTTGTCAACCTGTTCTTCATGATTTCCCTGTATCATATTTTTCTGAAAAGCCCCGTCAATTTAGATCCGAATGGTATGTGGGTAGAAAGTGGTTGAAATATAGTATAGACAAGGATGCggcattttgttttaattgctACCTATTTGGGCGGTAAGATGTTGGTAAGCAAGGAGAAGGTGAGACTTTTGTAacgaagggattcaaactttggaaTCAAGTTGCGAAGTTAGATTCCCATGTTGGAGGAGTTAATAGTGCTCATAACCAAGCTGTCAAGAAGAGTGAAGATCTACTGAAGGAAAAGCAACACATTCAAAGTGTTTTGGTTAAGCAATCAAATAAAGATAAACATGATTATTGGGTTCAATTAAAT
This genomic window contains:
- the LOC126695068 gene encoding transcription elongation factor 1 homolog, producing the protein MGKRKSKAKPPPKKRMDKLDTVFSCPFCNHGTSVECRIDMKNLIGEALCGICQESFSTTITALTEPIDIYSEWIDECERVNNLEDDGA